In Molothrus ater isolate BHLD 08-10-18 breed brown headed cowbird chromosome 11, BPBGC_Mater_1.1, whole genome shotgun sequence, a genomic segment contains:
- the ARF4 gene encoding ADP-ribosylation factor 4, translated as MGLTISSLFSRLFGKKQMRILMVGLDAAGKTTILYKLKLGEIVTTIPTIGFNVETVEYKNICFTVWDVGGQDKIRPLWRHYFQNTQGLIFVVDSNDRERIQEAAEELQKMLQEDELRDAVLLLFANKQDLPNAMAISEMTDKLGLQSLRNRTWYVQATCATQGTGLYEGLDWLSNELSKR; from the exons ATGGGCCTCACCATCTCCTCGCTTTTCTCGCGCCTCTTCGGCAAGAAGCAGATGCGCATCCTTATGG TTGGTTTGGATGCTGCTGGTAAGACAACCATTCTTTACAAACTGAAACTAGGAGAAATTGTCACCACAATTCCCACTATTG GTTTTAATGTGGAGACggtagaatataaaaacatttgtTTCACAGTCTGGGATGTTGGTGGTCAAGATAAAATTAGACCTCTTTGGAGGCATTATTTCCAAAACACACAG GGCCTCATTTTTGTGGTAGACAGCAATGACAGAGAGAGAatccaggaagcagcagaagagctgcagaaaatg CTCCAGGAGGATGAGCTGCGAGATgcagtgctgcttctgtttgCAAACAAACAGGACCTGCCCAACGCCATGGCAATCAGTGAAATGACAGATAAACTAGGCCTTCAGTCTCTGCGTAACAGAACT TGGTATGTCCAGGCTACCTGTGCTACGCAAGGAACTGGTCTGTATGAGGGACTTGACTGGCTGTCAAATGAACTCTCAAAACGCTAA